In Longimicrobiales bacterium, a genomic segment contains:
- a CDS encoding pyridoxamine 5'-phosphate oxidase family protein, whose protein sequence is MSESQGGGRRGAARVLDDSEMRAVVGRNYWGVLSTVDPEGQPYAVPIIYGYDGAFYSVLRDGRKLANIDANPRVCMNVVEVEQMAKTWRSVLAFGTAGWVEDDDGMGAAIEVMRAQYPGQPTRSGGSMDALRSQGFRVMKLVVSEMTGRAQE, encoded by the coding sequence GTGAGTGAATCGCAGGGCGGCGGCCGGCGCGGCGCGGCGCGCGTGCTGGACGACAGCGAGATGCGCGCGGTGGTGGGACGCAACTACTGGGGCGTGCTGTCGACGGTGGACCCCGAGGGGCAGCCGTATGCAGTGCCGATCATCTACGGCTACGACGGCGCGTTCTACTCGGTGCTGCGCGACGGCCGGAAGCTGGCGAACATCGACGCCAATCCGCGGGTGTGCATGAACGTCGTCGAGGTCGAGCAGATGGCGAAGACCTGGCGCAGCGTGCTCGCGTTCGGCACGGCCGGCTGGGTCGAGGACGACGACGGCATGGGGGCGGCGATCGAGGTCATGCGCGCGCAGTATCCCGGACAGCCGACGCGCTCCGGCGGCAGCATGGACGCGCTGCGGTCGCAGGGGTTTCGCGTGATGAAGCTCGTCGTGAGCGAGATGACGGGCAGGGCGCAGGAGTAG